The following coding sequences lie in one Mycteria americana isolate JAX WOST 10 ecotype Jacksonville Zoo and Gardens chromosome 15, USCA_MyAme_1.0, whole genome shotgun sequence genomic window:
- the FAM222B gene encoding protein FAM222B isoform X1, with amino-acid sequence MLACLPGPGDLSFQLLSYTQMNTGLQKWDTTQKMRSAQYPTPAELDAYAKKVANNPLTIKIFPNSVKVPQRKHIRRTVNGLDTSGQRYSPYPSQATTKTGLLAIVKSPAKGIIKDFDGTRTRLLPEAMMNPPSTPYVAPSTLTHPQALARQQALQHAQTLPHPQSIPQPQTLQHPQGIPQPQSLPHPQGIPQPQTLPHPQNMQQPQGLQHPQTMAHQTLQHPPNPLLQPGLHGSRKMPDADAPPNVTVSTSTIPLSMAATLQQNQPPDLSSIVHQINQFCQARAGISTTSVCEGQIANPSPISRNLLINASTRVSTHNVPTPMPSCVVNPVDHAAAAIPPASVNVPMVNINRVPPAYQNEIKSVAWNQHQLAHLQQMCGDAAGPAGLAGKHPQREIAGQSFPGKTSNYPQELCMGQSFSLKPPIEKPTPSPPVNGLQGPLPYTNGHYFQPIWNNILPTPNSDSSGSQDLAMPFHGGQPAGAPLDCAGGTHYRAGAGPSSQNNVMQTMDYLSGDFQQSCFRDQSMAVLGKVHRPPMNRAPEPTDSRNLHIQHPGYR; translated from the coding sequence GGGACACTACACAGAAAATGAGATCTGCACAGTATCCTACCCCAGCAGAATTGGATGCTTATGCTAAGAAGGTCGCCAACAATCCACTGACTATAAAAATTTTTCCAAACAGTGTCAAGGTTCCCCAGAGGAAACACATACGTCGTACTGTGAACGGACTTGATACTTCGGGCCAGAGGTACAGTCCTTACCCGTCTCAGGCCACCACGAAAACAGGCCTCCTGGCGATAGTCAAATCTCCAGCGAAAGGAATTATCAAAGACTTTGACGGGACACGCACGCGTCTGCTGCCGGAAGCGATGATGAATCCCCCTTCCACACCATACGTTGCACCTAGCACTTTAACCCACCCCCAGGCGCTTGCTCGCCAGCAGGCTCTCCAGCATGCACAGACTTTGCCGCACCCCCAGAGTATACCGCAGCCACAGACTTTGCAGCACCCTCAGGGTATACCACAGCCACAAAGCTTACCGCACCCTCAGGGGATTCCGCAGCCGCAGACGCTGCCGCACCCTCAGAATATGCAGCAGCCGCAGGGCTTGCAGCATCCTCAGACCATGGCACACCAGACTCTGCAGCACCCCCCGAATCCTTTGCTGCAGCCAGGTTTACATGGAAGCAGAAAGATGCCGGATGCAGATGCGCCGCCGAATGTGACCGTGTCTACCTCAACCATTCCCCTCTCTATGGCTGCCACCCTGCAGCAGAACCAGCCACCGGACCTGAGCAGCATTGTGCACCAGATTAACCAGTTCTGCCAGGCCAGAGCTGGCATTAGCACTACCTCAGTATGTGAGGGACAGATTGCAAACCCCAGCCCTATAAGTCGCAACCTGCTTATCAATGCAAGTACCAGGGTATCTACTCACAATGTCCCTACACCCATGCCTTCCTGTGTAGTAAACCCTGTAgatcatgctgctgctgctattcctCCTGCCTCTGTTAATGTGCCCATGGTGAATATTAACAGGGTGCCGCCCGCGTACCAGAACGAAATCAAATCGGTTGCGTGGAACCAGCACCAGCTTGCACATCTGCAGCAAATgtgtggggatgctgctgggccTGCTGGACTCGCAGGGAAGCACCCTCAGAGAGAGATCGCAGGGCAGAGTTTTCCTGGCAAAACTTCAAACTACCCTCAAGAACTGTGCATGGGCCAGTCGTTCAGCTTGAAGCCCCCCATCGAGAAGCCTACGCCTTCTCCACCTGTGAATGGGTTGCAGGGACCCTTGCCATATACCAATGGGCACTATTTCCAGCCCATCTGGAATAACATTCTGCCCACGCCCAACAGTGACAGCTCTGGGTCCCAGGACCTCGCCATGCCTTTCCACGGGGGACAGCCAGCAGGAGCGCCGCTAGATTGTGCAGGAGGAACTCATTACAGAGCTGGAGCTGGCCCATCCAGCCAGAATAATGTGATGCAGACCATGGATTACCTAAGCGGGGACTTCCAGCAGTCCTGCTTCAGAGATCAGAGCATGGCCGTGCTGGGAAAAGTTCATCGGCCTCCCATGAACCGAGCACCTGAACCAACCGATAGTCGAAATCTTCATATTCAGCACCCAGGGTATAGATAG
- the FAM222B gene encoding protein FAM222B isoform X2 has protein sequence MRSAQYPTPAELDAYAKKVANNPLTIKIFPNSVKVPQRKHIRRTVNGLDTSGQRYSPYPSQATTKTGLLAIVKSPAKGIIKDFDGTRTRLLPEAMMNPPSTPYVAPSTLTHPQALARQQALQHAQTLPHPQSIPQPQTLQHPQGIPQPQSLPHPQGIPQPQTLPHPQNMQQPQGLQHPQTMAHQTLQHPPNPLLQPGLHGSRKMPDADAPPNVTVSTSTIPLSMAATLQQNQPPDLSSIVHQINQFCQARAGISTTSVCEGQIANPSPISRNLLINASTRVSTHNVPTPMPSCVVNPVDHAAAAIPPASVNVPMVNINRVPPAYQNEIKSVAWNQHQLAHLQQMCGDAAGPAGLAGKHPQREIAGQSFPGKTSNYPQELCMGQSFSLKPPIEKPTPSPPVNGLQGPLPYTNGHYFQPIWNNILPTPNSDSSGSQDLAMPFHGGQPAGAPLDCAGGTHYRAGAGPSSQNNVMQTMDYLSGDFQQSCFRDQSMAVLGKVHRPPMNRAPEPTDSRNLHIQHPGYR, from the coding sequence ATGAGATCTGCACAGTATCCTACCCCAGCAGAATTGGATGCTTATGCTAAGAAGGTCGCCAACAATCCACTGACTATAAAAATTTTTCCAAACAGTGTCAAGGTTCCCCAGAGGAAACACATACGTCGTACTGTGAACGGACTTGATACTTCGGGCCAGAGGTACAGTCCTTACCCGTCTCAGGCCACCACGAAAACAGGCCTCCTGGCGATAGTCAAATCTCCAGCGAAAGGAATTATCAAAGACTTTGACGGGACACGCACGCGTCTGCTGCCGGAAGCGATGATGAATCCCCCTTCCACACCATACGTTGCACCTAGCACTTTAACCCACCCCCAGGCGCTTGCTCGCCAGCAGGCTCTCCAGCATGCACAGACTTTGCCGCACCCCCAGAGTATACCGCAGCCACAGACTTTGCAGCACCCTCAGGGTATACCACAGCCACAAAGCTTACCGCACCCTCAGGGGATTCCGCAGCCGCAGACGCTGCCGCACCCTCAGAATATGCAGCAGCCGCAGGGCTTGCAGCATCCTCAGACCATGGCACACCAGACTCTGCAGCACCCCCCGAATCCTTTGCTGCAGCCAGGTTTACATGGAAGCAGAAAGATGCCGGATGCAGATGCGCCGCCGAATGTGACCGTGTCTACCTCAACCATTCCCCTCTCTATGGCTGCCACCCTGCAGCAGAACCAGCCACCGGACCTGAGCAGCATTGTGCACCAGATTAACCAGTTCTGCCAGGCCAGAGCTGGCATTAGCACTACCTCAGTATGTGAGGGACAGATTGCAAACCCCAGCCCTATAAGTCGCAACCTGCTTATCAATGCAAGTACCAGGGTATCTACTCACAATGTCCCTACACCCATGCCTTCCTGTGTAGTAAACCCTGTAgatcatgctgctgctgctattcctCCTGCCTCTGTTAATGTGCCCATGGTGAATATTAACAGGGTGCCGCCCGCGTACCAGAACGAAATCAAATCGGTTGCGTGGAACCAGCACCAGCTTGCACATCTGCAGCAAATgtgtggggatgctgctgggccTGCTGGACTCGCAGGGAAGCACCCTCAGAGAGAGATCGCAGGGCAGAGTTTTCCTGGCAAAACTTCAAACTACCCTCAAGAACTGTGCATGGGCCAGTCGTTCAGCTTGAAGCCCCCCATCGAGAAGCCTACGCCTTCTCCACCTGTGAATGGGTTGCAGGGACCCTTGCCATATACCAATGGGCACTATTTCCAGCCCATCTGGAATAACATTCTGCCCACGCCCAACAGTGACAGCTCTGGGTCCCAGGACCTCGCCATGCCTTTCCACGGGGGACAGCCAGCAGGAGCGCCGCTAGATTGTGCAGGAGGAACTCATTACAGAGCTGGAGCTGGCCCATCCAGCCAGAATAATGTGATGCAGACCATGGATTACCTAAGCGGGGACTTCCAGCAGTCCTGCTTCAGAGATCAGAGCATGGCCGTGCTGGGAAAAGTTCATCGGCCTCCCATGAACCGAGCACCTGAACCAACCGATAGTCGAAATCTTCATATTCAGCACCCAGGGTATAGATAG